Proteins from one Mycobacterium sp. SMC-2 genomic window:
- a CDS encoding MmpS family protein, protein MNSVTRAVKRMWLLLAVVAIAGVAGFGIYRLHSMFGVHGHPVVRVKADLEDPLFDPKRVTYEVFGPAATAKIAYLDPEAHVQRLENIPLPWSQTVTTTLTSVTVNLLAQSTGSEIGCRIMVNGETKDERSQTGPKALTFCQVNAG, encoded by the coding sequence ATGAATTCGGTTACCAGAGCCGTGAAGCGAATGTGGTTGCTGCTGGCCGTTGTCGCCATTGCCGGAGTCGCGGGGTTCGGTATCTACCGTCTCCACAGCATGTTCGGCGTTCACGGACACCCCGTTGTCAGGGTCAAGGCCGATCTCGAGGATCCGTTATTCGACCCGAAACGCGTGACCTATGAAGTCTTTGGCCCCGCCGCGACCGCAAAGATCGCCTATTTGGATCCCGAGGCGCACGTGCAACGCCTGGAAAACATTCCGCTGCCGTGGTCGCAAACTGTGACGACGACGCTGACATCGGTCACCGTCAACCTGTTGGCGCAAAGCACCGGCAGCGAGATCGGTTGCCGCATCATGGTGAACGGCGAAACCAAGGACGAACGGTCCCAGACCGGACCGAAGGCGTTGACCTTCTGCCAGGTGAACGCCGGATGA